The following proteins come from a genomic window of Acidimicrobiia bacterium:
- a CDS encoding competence protein ComEA, whose protein sequence is MPVIDAEPASPLRRRIDDYLFEHPVNPRRVLLAVAVLLIALAITALSWSQKDESPVASLPFVTVAPSTTTMPSLVVVHVAGAVISPGLYHLENTARIADALDAAGGPAPEALPNQLNLASRLTDGQRIWVPSQSEPSDPAENEAANNQPLNINQATATQLEQLTGIGPSLAASIVAHRENQGAFTSIDDLLNVTGIGPAKLAGFRLQISAP, encoded by the coding sequence ATGCCCGTTATTGATGCCGAACCGGCCAGCCCGCTGCGCCGCCGAATAGACGATTACCTTTTTGAACACCCAGTAAACCCGAGACGGGTCTTGCTGGCGGTAGCGGTCTTGCTTATCGCCCTAGCGATTACCGCGCTTTCTTGGAGCCAAAAAGACGAGAGCCCCGTGGCCTCACTGCCTTTCGTGACGGTGGCTCCCTCCACCACCACCATGCCCAGCCTGGTAGTGGTGCACGTGGCTGGGGCGGTTATTTCACCCGGGCTTTACCATCTAGAAAACACGGCACGAATAGCCGATGCGCTCGACGCAGCGGGCGGCCCCGCCCCAGAAGCTTTACCCAACCAACTCAACTTGGCTTCTCGACTCACCGATGGGCAACGCATTTGGGTACCCAGTCAAAGCGAACCCAGCGACCCAGCCGAAAATGAAGCGGCCAATAATCAACCGCTGAACATAAACCAAGCCACGGCCACTCAGTTGGAACAACTCACTGGAATAGGCCCGTCGCTGGCCGCCTCCATTGTGGCCCACCGAGAAAACCAAGGAGCCTTTACCTCCATAGATGACCTGCTCAACGTGACAGGCATCGGTCCCGCCAAGTTGGCCGGGTTCCGGTTGCAAATAAGTGCTCCGTGA
- the dnaJ gene encoding molecular chaperone DnaJ, with protein MAKDLYEILEVERDVSASELKSSYRGLARRYHPDANPDDPEAESNFKEIAAAYEVLSDPERRNNYDRFGHTGQGAPAGVPFGGFGDIFNSFFGGQQNGPRVASGEDLETVLTLSFEEAVFGTEATIEVRTAVPCQTCEATGAAPGSEAVTCHTCDGAGQVQRVRQSILGQMVSNTLCPTCNGAGTTIAKPCQECSGEGRNIEEASYTIDVQAGVDEGASLRLTGRGAVGPRGGPAGDLYVRLRVEDHPVFERHGYDLVHRMHLPVTQAVFGVTMPYETLDGDETLTIAAGTQTGKIIRLRGKGVPHVNGRGRGDLLIEVTVDTPLSLTEEQETSLRKFAEERQEEVSPPDEGFISRVRSALR; from the coding sequence ATGGCGAAAGATCTCTACGAAATACTCGAAGTTGAGCGCGATGTTTCAGCCTCCGAACTGAAATCCTCATACCGAGGGTTGGCCCGCCGGTACCACCCGGACGCCAACCCCGATGACCCAGAGGCCGAAAGCAACTTTAAAGAAATCGCCGCCGCCTACGAAGTGCTCTCCGACCCAGAGCGTCGCAACAACTACGACCGCTTCGGCCACACCGGTCAAGGAGCGCCCGCTGGCGTCCCCTTCGGCGGGTTCGGTGACATATTTAATTCGTTCTTTGGGGGTCAACAAAACGGACCTCGAGTGGCTAGTGGCGAAGATCTCGAAACGGTGCTCACGCTCTCTTTCGAAGAAGCAGTGTTTGGCACCGAAGCCACCATTGAGGTGCGCACCGCAGTGCCTTGTCAAACCTGTGAAGCCACCGGAGCAGCCCCAGGCAGCGAAGCCGTTACCTGCCATACCTGCGACGGAGCGGGACAAGTACAACGGGTAAGACAATCAATTTTGGGCCAAATGGTTTCAAACACTTTGTGCCCCACCTGCAATGGGGCCGGCACCACCATTGCTAAACCATGCCAAGAATGTTCCGGCGAAGGACGCAACATCGAAGAGGCCAGTTACACCATTGATGTGCAGGCCGGCGTAGACGAAGGAGCCAGTTTACGCTTAACCGGTCGCGGCGCTGTGGGGCCTCGGGGCGGCCCGGCGGGCGACCTTTATGTTCGACTACGTGTAGAAGACCACCCAGTATTTGAGCGCCACGGCTACGACCTCGTGCACCGCATGCACCTGCCGGTAACACAAGCAGTGTTCGGGGTGACCATGCCTTACGAAACGCTCGACGGGGACGAAACCTTAACTATTGCTGCAGGAACGCAAACCGGAAAAATAATTCGTCTACGAGGAAAAGGGGTTCCCCACGTCAACGGACGGGGGAGAGGCGACCTGCTTATTGAGGTCACCGTTGACACACCGCTTTCTTTAACCGAAGAGCAAGAAACCTCGCTCAGGAAGTTTGCCGAAGAGCGACAAGAAGAGGTTTCCCCACCCGACGAAGGGTTCATTAGCCGGGTGCGTTCCGCCTTGCGTTGA
- a CDS encoding tetratricopeptide repeat protein, with product MDVTDATFETEVINRSATTPVVVDLWAPWCEPCKSLGPILEKVIGETGGRVMLAKVNVDENPGLAQAFQAQSIPAVHAIVEGKPVDSFMGAQGEDFVRQFVSKLLGEEPAPPVDQRLAAGDEASLRSLLEETSDHLEGVLALAALLIERNNEGDREEATTLLARIPETPEARRLAALARVEQVDDIEGRLAELLTQVKDDEEARQAFIDLLEVLGPDDPRTTGWRKKLTSSLY from the coding sequence ATGGACGTCACCGACGCCACCTTTGAAACCGAAGTGATTAACCGCTCCGCTACCACCCCCGTGGTAGTGGACCTGTGGGCCCCATGGTGCGAGCCATGCAAATCATTGGGCCCCATCTTGGAAAAAGTTATTGGGGAAACCGGCGGCCGGGTAATGCTGGCCAAAGTAAACGTTGACGAAAACCCAGGTTTGGCGCAAGCCTTCCAGGCGCAATCCATACCTGCCGTCCACGCCATTGTCGAAGGCAAACCGGTTGACTCTTTCATGGGCGCCCAAGGCGAAGACTTTGTACGCCAGTTTGTGAGCAAATTGCTCGGCGAAGAACCCGCACCACCAGTAGACCAACGACTAGCGGCCGGCGACGAAGCCTCTCTACGTTCCCTGCTAGAAGAAACCTCCGACCACCTTGAAGGTGTGTTAGCGCTCGCCGCTTTACTTATTGAACGCAACAACGAAGGCGACCGAGAAGAAGCAACAACCTTGCTGGCCCGCATACCAGAAACCCCCGAAGCTCGCCGGCTTGCCGCGCTGGCCCGGGTAGAACAAGTTGACGATATAGAAGGTCGCCTCGCCGAACTGCTTACCCAAGTAAAAGACGACGAAGAAGCCCGCCAAGCGTTCATAGACCTTCTCGAGGTATTGGGCCCCGACGACCCTCGCACCACGGGATGGCGAAAAAAACTCACCTCTTCCCTGTACTAA
- the hrcA gene encoding heat-inducible transcription repressor HrcA, producing MLEDRKAAILSAVVAEYIETAVPVGSGHISTAPGVDVSSATVRNELVHLEEQGYLVKPHTSAGRIPTDKAYRFFVDQLDRPGPLDPGDREQVSAFFARSYNELEQMLSDTSTLLADLTGTAAVVIAPDRHHQEVRSVQLVSLSAQVTLLVLVMANGSLEKHVVELAAEAVESTVAVASAHLSAALIGRRSSDVPAAPLSGDVAVDQVLAAVMIVLGARPEALDQAFVGGTSQVAASFHGVERIQQVLAVLERQFVVVSLIRDVIDRGLTVAIGSETGVKPLAECALVVAPYEVEGERAGSIAVLGPTHMNYPQALATVAVVGRQLGQRITEG from the coding sequence ATGCTCGAAGACCGCAAAGCCGCCATCTTGAGTGCCGTGGTGGCCGAATACATCGAAACAGCAGTCCCCGTGGGGTCTGGGCACATCTCTACCGCCCCCGGTGTTGACGTTTCTTCGGCCACCGTGCGCAACGAACTGGTGCATCTCGAAGAACAAGGCTACCTCGTAAAACCCCACACCTCGGCGGGCCGCATACCCACCGATAAGGCCTACCGGTTCTTCGTTGACCAACTTGATCGCCCCGGCCCCTTAGATCCCGGTGACCGAGAACAAGTCTCAGCATTTTTTGCTCGCTCCTATAATGAACTCGAACAAATGCTCAGCGACACCAGCACCCTGCTGGCCGACCTGACCGGAACCGCTGCGGTGGTGATCGCCCCCGACCGCCACCATCAAGAAGTTCGCTCCGTGCAACTGGTTTCTCTAAGCGCCCAAGTGACGTTGCTGGTTTTGGTTATGGCCAACGGTTCGCTAGAAAAACATGTTGTAGAGTTGGCCGCTGAGGCTGTTGAATCAACCGTGGCGGTGGCCAGCGCCCACCTTTCCGCAGCGCTCATTGGCCGACGTTCTTCAGACGTCCCGGCCGCTCCGCTCTCTGGAGACGTAGCAGTAGACCAGGTCTTGGCTGCGGTGATGATCGTGTTGGGGGCCCGACCAGAAGCCCTCGATCAAGCATTCGTGGGCGGCACCTCACAAGTGGCTGCCTCTTTCCACGGCGTGGAACGCATCCAGCAAGTCTTAGCAGTATTGGAACGACAATTCGTCGTGGTGAGTTTGATCCGTGACGTCATTGACCGGGGGCTTACCGTAGCCATCGGCAGCGAAACCGGGGTAAAGCCCCTCGCTGAATGCGCCCTAGTGGTAGCTCCCTACGAAGTAGAAGGCGAACGGGCCGGGTCTATTGCGGTGCTCGGGCCCACCCATATGAACTACCCCCAAGCTCTCGCTACCGTGGCGGTAGTGGGGCGTCAACTTGGGCAACGCATAACCGAGGGCTAA
- the holA gene encoding DNA polymerase III subunit delta yields MKNPIVLLTGDDPTLINEALRSLVEKALDGQDRSLALEELNETAYLVENEYSVARLVDAAQTPPFLTERRVVVGRHGGRFSTKDLVAPIVEYLADPLPTTRLILVWEKGENPTHQKLSAPPKSLKEAIEAAGGAIQHCSVGRGREADQWLQKRFDAADLRFDRSARNAITQRIGEQRTRVVALFATLGAVFGTEKELSASDVEPYLGQAGGVAPWDLTDAIDAGDVAKSLDRLHRMQESGDRHPLAIVSALHAHYGRLLRLDGSGITTENGASEALGIKGFPAKKALQVSRRLGPGGAGKAIKLLAVADLDLKGRTAWPPELVTEVLVARLASLARR; encoded by the coding sequence ATGAAAAATCCGATTGTTCTGCTCACCGGGGACGACCCCACGTTGATTAACGAAGCCCTGCGCTCCCTGGTAGAAAAAGCGCTCGACGGGCAAGACCGGTCGCTGGCTCTTGAAGAACTCAACGAAACCGCTTACCTAGTAGAAAACGAATACTCAGTGGCCCGACTCGTTGATGCCGCACAAACCCCGCCCTTTTTAACCGAACGACGGGTCGTGGTAGGCCGCCACGGCGGGCGTTTTAGCACCAAAGACCTGGTGGCCCCCATCGTGGAATACTTAGCCGACCCTCTCCCCACAACCCGGCTTATTTTGGTATGGGAAAAAGGCGAAAACCCCACCCACCAAAAACTGAGTGCCCCGCCAAAATCTTTAAAAGAAGCGATCGAAGCCGCCGGCGGGGCCATTCAACACTGTTCGGTGGGTCGAGGAAGAGAAGCCGACCAATGGTTACAAAAGCGATTCGACGCCGCCGACCTTCGCTTTGATCGTTCAGCCCGTAACGCCATAACGCAACGCATTGGTGAACAGCGAACTCGAGTGGTGGCTTTGTTCGCCACCCTCGGAGCAGTATTCGGCACCGAAAAAGAACTCAGCGCAAGCGACGTAGAACCCTATTTAGGGCAAGCCGGGGGAGTGGCTCCCTGGGACCTCACCGACGCCATAGATGCCGGTGACGTAGCAAAATCCTTAGACCGACTCCACCGAATGCAAGAATCAGGAGACCGGCACCCGTTGGCCATTGTCAGCGCGCTCCACGCCCACTACGGTCGACTTTTACGCCTCGACGGTTCGGGAATAACTACCGAAAATGGAGCAAGCGAGGCCTTAGGCATCAAAGGCTTCCCGGCCAAAAAAGCGTTACAAGTAAGCCGACGGCTTGGCCCTGGTGGAGCAGGCAAAGCCATCAAACTCTTGGCCGTCGCTGACCTCGACCTCAAAGGGCGTACCGCATGGCCGCCAGAGTTGGTGACCGAAGTATTAGTCGCTCGACTGGCCTCACTGGCCCGCCGATAA
- the lepA gene encoding elongation factor 4, producing MDLSRLRNTSIIAHIDHGKSTLADRMLELCGAVDPREMRAQYLDSMDIERERGITIKLQSVRLDWNDAVINLIDTPGHVDFGYEVSRSLAACEGVILVVDAAQGIEAQTLANCYLALENDLEIVAALNKIDLPAAEPERYAEEIESVLGIPAEEILLISAKTGEGVIELLDAVVDRTPPPVGDPNAPLQALVFDSHFDQYRGVVSSIRVVNGTITPKTQARFMQAGAVHDVDEIGVRRPEMTPVDELGPGEVGYLLAGVKDVGEARSGETITSNRRGAQEALQGYREPQPMVFSGLYPIDGDEFNDLRDALEKLRLNDSSFTYQPETSGALGFGFRCGFLGLLHMEIVRERLEREFNLSLITTAPSVEYQIELTTGEKLEVDNPCDLPLAAEIERINEPWLAAKIITPSEYTGALMELCQERRGELESMTYLSPKRVELSYHLPLAEVVIDFFDQMKSRTQGYASLDYDPEGYRSSDLVRVDILLHGETVDAFSMIVHRSAADSYGRRMAAKLKELIPRQQFEVPIQAAIGGRIIARETVRAFRKDVTAKLYGGDITRKRKLLEKQKVGKRKMKSIGRVEVPQEAFVSALRLDD from the coding sequence ATGGACTTATCACGCTTACGCAACACTTCGATTATTGCGCATATTGATCACGGCAAGTCCACGCTGGCTGATCGCATGTTAGAACTCTGCGGAGCAGTAGACCCCCGAGAAATGCGGGCCCAATACTTGGACTCCATGGATATTGAACGTGAGCGGGGCATCACCATCAAGTTGCAAAGCGTGCGCCTGGACTGGAACGATGCAGTTATTAACCTGATCGACACCCCCGGCCATGTGGACTTCGGCTACGAAGTAAGCCGATCGTTGGCGGCCTGCGAAGGGGTGATTTTGGTGGTTGATGCCGCTCAAGGAATCGAAGCACAAACCCTGGCCAACTGCTACCTGGCTTTAGAAAATGATTTAGAAATCGTGGCCGCTCTCAACAAAATCGATCTCCCGGCAGCGGAACCCGAACGCTACGCCGAAGAAATCGAATCCGTTTTAGGCATCCCCGCCGAAGAAATATTGTTGATCAGCGCAAAAACAGGAGAAGGGGTAATAGAACTTCTCGATGCCGTGGTGGACCGCACCCCGCCGCCGGTGGGCGACCCAAATGCCCCCCTCCAAGCACTTGTTTTCGACAGTCACTTCGACCAATATCGAGGGGTGGTGTCTTCTATCCGGGTAGTAAACGGAACCATTACCCCCAAAACTCAAGCGCGTTTTATGCAAGCCGGTGCAGTGCACGACGTAGATGAAATTGGTGTCCGGCGTCCCGAAATGACCCCGGTAGACGAATTAGGCCCCGGCGAAGTTGGCTACCTTCTGGCCGGAGTAAAAGATGTGGGTGAAGCCCGCTCTGGCGAAACAATAACCAGCAACCGTCGGGGAGCCCAAGAAGCCCTTCAAGGCTACCGCGAACCTCAACCCATGGTCTTCAGCGGCCTTTACCCCATAGACGGCGATGAATTCAACGACCTGCGCGACGCTCTAGAAAAACTTCGCCTCAACGACTCCAGCTTTACCTATCAGCCAGAAACTTCCGGAGCTTTAGGCTTCGGCTTCCGATGCGGGTTCTTGGGCCTCCTCCACATGGAGATCGTACGAGAACGCCTAGAACGCGAATTCAACCTCAGCCTCATCACCACTGCACCTTCGGTGGAATACCAAATCGAATTAACCACCGGAGAAAAGCTGGAAGTAGACAACCCCTGCGACCTGCCCTTAGCGGCAGAAATTGAACGCATAAACGAGCCATGGCTGGCCGCAAAGATTATTACCCCATCGGAATACACCGGGGCACTCATGGAACTTTGCCAAGAACGTCGAGGCGAGTTGGAATCAATGACCTACCTCTCACCCAAACGCGTAGAACTGAGTTACCACCTTCCCCTCGCCGAAGTAGTCATCGACTTCTTTGACCAAATGAAAAGCCGCACCCAGGGTTACGCCAGTTTGGATTACGACCCCGAGGGCTACCGCTCCTCAGACCTCGTACGCGTAGACATCTTGCTCCACGGCGAAACGGTGGACGCTTTTTCCATGATCGTGCATCGAAGCGCCGCAGATTCTTACGGGCGACGGATGGCCGCAAAACTCAAAGAACTCATTCCACGGCAACAATTCGAAGTACCGATCCAAGCGGCCATCGGGGGGCGCATCATCGCCCGAGAAACAGTACGAGCTTTCCGAAAAGACGTAACAGCGAAACTTTACGGTGGAGACATCACCCGTAAACGCAAGCTTTTAGAAAAACAAAAAGTCGGAAAACGAAAAATGAAATCCATCGGGCGAGTCGAAGTCCCTCAGGAAGCCTTCGTGTCGGCACTTCGCCTCGACGACTAA
- a CDS encoding transcriptional regulator, which translates to MSDEIDTQYRRKVGERIRVIRRQQRLSLHEVEARSEAEFKASVLGAYERGERAISVPRLQRLARFYSVPVDQLLPLEGETDLGISAPIEVAPVWVPGQKIIMDLTRLTKATGPEAEMINRYLTIIQVKRQDFNGRVLTIRGDDLQALAAILGTTVEAAAPRLDELGLLYHPAAA; encoded by the coding sequence ATGTCTGACGAAATCGATACTCAATACCGTCGCAAAGTTGGCGAGCGTATTCGAGTGATCCGCCGCCAGCAGCGGCTTTCTTTACACGAGGTTGAAGCACGTTCGGAAGCTGAATTCAAAGCGTCAGTGTTGGGGGCTTACGAGCGAGGTGAACGAGCCATCTCCGTTCCTCGCTTACAACGCTTGGCCCGTTTCTATAGCGTGCCGGTAGATCAACTATTGCCCTTAGAGGGCGAAACAGATCTCGGCATTTCCGCACCCATTGAAGTAGCTCCCGTCTGGGTGCCGGGGCAAAAAATAATCATGGACCTCACCCGACTGACCAAAGCAACCGGGCCAGAAGCCGAAATGATTAACCGCTACCTCACCATCATCCAAGTCAAACGCCAAGACTTCAACGGAAGAGTTCTGACCATTCGAGGCGATGACCTACAAGCCTTAGCAGCCATTTTGGGAACCACCGTAGAGGCCGCCGCCCCACGACTAGACGAACTGGGCTTGCTTTATCACCCAGCTGCCGCCTAA
- a CDS encoding ComEC/Rec2 family competence protein, which produces MAFTLLGVMAGALLAQPLSAPWLGVLFGLTLSWLILGGHRRWVGMLLLGTVACHFSGLAWQATAAPYLGPVTGVAQLMSDPTERIGGGWRVEVRIDEKRYDATFTPTQNSIAALLAGQRLELSGQVRTAPRQWQRTRHVVGTLRVDELGPVQQAWWPYRLANGVRRILARGTAVLQPGQAALLSGLTIGDDRFQGPAISDDFRAAGLGHLLAVSGQNVAFVLTAASPLLNRLRTRSRLPLTLLLLIFFALLTRFEPSVLRATVMAGGSAMALGAGRPIMGLRLLGVTTVALLLVDPLLLYRAAFQLSVAASGGILLLAGPLAQAFPGPRTVANSLAVTLAAQSAVTPLLLVWFGPVPVAALPANLLAAPVAGLLMIWGITAGLVAGVVGPPLATMLHFPSSLGLRWISGVAAQVGERPFAALPTGGALLLVGLVFLAAGASHRENFTAARSALTAVLLALLLVGGATFLRSPVTEVSDGLRVASAGKLVVVDDHYGAEELLGRLRRHQIVAPELLIFRNAVDQAVLSALVQRFDDVAIWAPRGPPPAVVPDSGTVVMAGQQQWQVDQQSGHLLVRPVG; this is translated from the coding sequence GTGGCCTTCACCCTTCTTGGGGTCATGGCCGGGGCATTGTTGGCCCAACCACTAAGCGCTCCATGGCTGGGCGTTTTGTTCGGTCTGACTCTCAGTTGGCTGATTTTGGGTGGTCACCGGCGGTGGGTGGGCATGCTCCTGTTAGGAACGGTGGCCTGCCACTTCAGCGGTCTGGCTTGGCAAGCCACGGCCGCTCCATACCTGGGGCCGGTAACCGGGGTGGCGCAACTCATGAGCGACCCCACCGAACGCATCGGAGGCGGGTGGCGGGTTGAAGTCCGCATCGATGAAAAACGGTACGACGCTACCTTTACCCCCACCCAAAACAGCATCGCTGCGCTTTTGGCTGGGCAGCGTTTAGAACTCTCCGGGCAGGTACGCACCGCCCCGCGGCAATGGCAACGCACCCGCCACGTGGTGGGCACGCTTCGAGTTGACGAGCTCGGGCCGGTGCAACAAGCCTGGTGGCCGTACCGCTTGGCCAACGGGGTAAGAAGAATCTTGGCCCGAGGCACTGCGGTGCTTCAACCAGGCCAGGCTGCGCTACTTAGCGGGCTAACCATCGGCGACGACCGTTTTCAAGGCCCCGCCATTTCTGATGATTTTCGAGCCGCCGGCCTCGGCCACCTTTTGGCCGTTTCGGGTCAAAACGTGGCTTTCGTGTTAACGGCGGCGAGCCCCTTGCTAAATCGTTTGCGCACACGAAGCCGGCTTCCGCTTACCCTCTTATTGTTAATCTTTTTTGCTCTATTGACCAGGTTTGAGCCCTCGGTGCTGCGAGCCACGGTGATGGCCGGGGGGAGCGCTATGGCCCTCGGGGCGGGGCGTCCCATCATGGGACTACGACTTTTGGGTGTCACCACCGTTGCCTTGTTGCTGGTTGACCCTCTGCTGCTTTACCGGGCCGCTTTTCAACTTTCGGTGGCCGCCTCGGGCGGTATTTTGCTTTTGGCCGGCCCGCTGGCTCAGGCTTTTCCGGGGCCCCGCACCGTGGCCAACAGTTTGGCAGTCACCCTGGCCGCTCAATCGGCGGTCACCCCGCTGCTGCTGGTGTGGTTCGGGCCCGTACCGGTAGCGGCCCTACCCGCCAACTTGCTGGCCGCGCCGGTGGCGGGGCTGCTAATGATTTGGGGGATCACCGCCGGACTGGTGGCCGGGGTGGTCGGCCCGCCGTTAGCAACGATGCTGCATTTTCCGAGCTCCCTAGGCCTGCGCTGGATTTCCGGAGTAGCGGCCCAAGTAGGGGAACGACCTTTCGCCGCCTTGCCCACCGGGGGAGCGTTGCTGCTGGTGGGGCTGGTGTTCCTGGCCGCCGGGGCCAGCCACCGAGAAAACTTCACCGCAGCACGCAGCGCGTTAACTGCCGTGTTGTTGGCCCTGCTGCTGGTTGGCGGGGCTACTTTCTTGCGGTCGCCAGTCACCGAAGTTTCCGACGGCCTACGGGTTGCTTCTGCCGGAAAACTCGTGGTGGTCGATGATCACTACGGTGCCGAAGAACTCTTAGGCCGCCTGCGCCGCCACCAAATAGTGGCCCCAGAACTTTTGATCTTTCGCAACGCCGTGGACCAAGCAGTGCTTAGCGCACTAGTGCAGCGCTTTGATGACGTAGCTATTTGGGCACCTCGCGGGCCGCCCCCAGCGGTGGTTCCCGACTCTGGAACGGTGGTAATGGCCGGCCAGCAACAATGGCAGGTAGATCAACAAAGCGGCCACCTCTTGGTGCGGCCCGTGGGGTAG
- the rpsT gene encoding 30S ribosomal protein S20: MANIKSQIKRNRQTEKQRTRNRMVRTELRTRTKAALAAAENGADRDEALLLAMRRIDTAAAKGVIHANTAARQKSRLQKRFDAQSA; encoded by the coding sequence GTGGCAAACATTAAAAGCCAAATTAAACGAAACCGTCAAACCGAAAAGCAACGCACGCGTAACCGTATGGTGCGCACCGAGTTGCGTACCCGCACCAAGGCTGCTTTGGCCGCTGCGGAAAACGGTGCTGATCGTGACGAAGCCCTGTTGCTGGCTATGCGCCGCATTGACACGGCAGCTGCTAAAGGTGTGATCCACGCCAACACTGCAGCTCGTCAAAAGTCTCGTTTGCAAAAACGTTTCGACGCACAAAGCGCTTAA
- the folP gene encoding dihydropteroate synthase: protein MQLCLGPSHTFDITHRALVMGILNRTPDSFYDQGRYWSFDDFLALAEKHVDDGADFLDVGGVKAGPGPEVTEAEELDRVIPAIEALAARFDLPLSIDTWRGAVADAAFTAGACIGNDISGFADPTFLPACVEHQASVVATQVRLGPRIPDPQPRYQNVRTEVTDFLATRAQWALAAGIPTERIMIDAGLDLGKIPAMSAELLRHSDDLTGLGYAVFLSASNKGFIGELVGTEVDQRKEASWAAHALGISLGCRVLRAHDVQGARRVSDMMAAVLAHGKKGQP from the coding sequence GTGCAACTTTGTTTAGGGCCCTCCCACACTTTTGATATAACCCACCGGGCTTTAGTCATGGGGATCTTGAACCGCACTCCCGACTCGTTCTATGACCAAGGCCGCTACTGGTCGTTTGATGACTTTTTGGCCTTAGCCGAAAAACACGTAGATGACGGCGCTGATTTTCTTGACGTGGGCGGGGTAAAAGCCGGCCCCGGCCCAGAAGTAACCGAAGCCGAGGAACTCGACCGAGTCATCCCGGCTATTGAAGCCCTGGCCGCCCGTTTCGACCTGCCCCTTTCCATAGATACTTGGCGAGGTGCGGTAGCCGATGCCGCCTTTACCGCCGGAGCATGCATCGGCAACGACATCAGCGGGTTCGCCGACCCGACGTTTCTTCCGGCCTGTGTCGAACATCAAGCCTCGGTAGTGGCTACCCAAGTGCGCCTCGGGCCGCGTATTCCCGATCCCCAACCCCGCTACCAAAACGTACGTACCGAGGTAACCGATTTTCTCGCTACCCGTGCCCAATGGGCGTTAGCGGCCGGCATCCCCACCGAACGGATCATGATTGACGCCGGACTAGACCTTGGCAAAATCCCTGCCATGTCGGCCGAACTCCTGCGCCACAGCGACGACCTGACCGGCTTGGGTTATGCAGTGTTTCTTTCGGCCTCCAACAAAGGGTTCATTGGTGAACTGGTAGGCACCGAAGTTGACCAGCGAAAAGAAGCCTCCTGGGCCGCTCATGCCCTAGGCATTTCCTTAGGGTGCCGGGTACTGCGAGCTCACGATGTGCAAGGGGCACGTCGGGTAAGTGACATGATGGCAGCAGTCTTAGCCCACGGTAAAAAAGGACAACCATGA